From a region of the Pelorhabdus rhamnosifermentans genome:
- a CDS encoding superoxide dismutase: MLKQSVDRFVSAGKHRLAPLPYPYNALEPIISEDTVRYHHDHHHKSYVDSLNKAELALVEARRKGEFSLIKYWENELAFNGSGHILHSIYWTIMAPMGFESEPGPCIRREINKYSSNSDAFFGQFVSASTKVEGSGWGIIAWNPAWNRLEILTAEKHQDLTQWGSIPILVLDVWEHAYYLDYQYNREEYVRRWLNLINWQEVENRLLMAQAGKLSLVLMDRVWKEDVKNKK; this comes from the coding sequence ATGCTAAAACAATCTGTAGATCGTTTTGTTTCAGCGGGTAAGCACCGATTGGCACCATTGCCATATCCATATAATGCACTTGAACCAATTATTAGCGAGGATACAGTTAGATATCATCACGATCATCATCACAAATCTTATGTGGATAGTCTCAATAAAGCGGAATTAGCATTAGTAGAAGCTAGACGTAAGGGCGAGTTCTCATTGATCAAGTATTGGGAAAATGAATTGGCTTTTAATGGCTCTGGCCATATTTTGCATAGTATTTATTGGACAATTATGGCACCAATGGGATTTGAAAGTGAACCTGGACCCTGCATCAGAAGAGAAATCAATAAGTATTCTAGCAATTCCGATGCCTTTTTTGGACAATTTGTTAGTGCATCTACAAAAGTTGAAGGATCTGGTTGGGGGATTATTGCTTGGAATCCAGCCTGGAATCGCCTGGAAATTTTGACAGCGGAGAAACATCAAGACCTAACCCAATGGGGATCGATACCCATTCTAGTACTTGATGTATGGGAACATGCCTATTATCTTGATTATCAATATAATCGTGAAGAATATGTCCGCCGTTGGTTAAATTTGATTAATTGGCAAGAGGTAGAAAATCGTCTCTTGATGGCACAAGCAGGCAAGTTATCCTTGGTACTAATGGATCGGGTTTGGAAAGAAGATGTTAAAAATAAGAAGTGA
- a CDS encoding Bug family tripartite tricarboxylate transporter substrate binding protein yields the protein MQSETIITPKVEKYPDKPITLIVPYSAGGGLDITARILEKTAVKHLGQPLTIINKPGGAGTIGWNELAGSAPDGYTIGMTVTDILLPSLYGPTKYNYPTAIEPLAQTTVIPFVMAIQADQPWQTVDDLVTYTKTHPTQLKFGHSGIGSLNHIVGEMFAHATGITLEQVPFRGATEFTSALLGGHVQIIFTNPAVIKEQVKSGTVRALAVTGDKRLKDPVFAQIPTFKELGFNIVLDQWYGIAVPKELPIGLKTTLTERLKVMINSPEFIQGMENLGMQIEYLDPEESQLKWISDSEKLTKAIQETGIVDLIKSQKQ from the coding sequence ATGCAAAGCGAGACTATTATTACGCCTAAGGTTGAAAAATATCCCGATAAACCTATAACTTTGATTGTACCCTACAGTGCCGGTGGGGGGCTGGATATTACAGCCCGTATATTGGAGAAAACAGCAGTAAAACATCTAGGTCAACCGCTAACCATCATAAATAAGCCAGGCGGAGCAGGAACCATTGGATGGAATGAGTTGGCAGGGTCAGCCCCTGATGGTTATACAATTGGTATGACTGTGACTGATATACTATTACCCTCATTGTACGGGCCAACTAAATATAATTATCCAACAGCAATCGAACCACTTGCACAAACTACGGTCATACCGTTTGTAATGGCTATCCAAGCTGACCAACCCTGGCAAACGGTAGATGACCTGGTTACCTATACTAAGACACACCCTACGCAATTAAAATTTGGTCACAGCGGTATAGGTTCACTGAATCATATAGTTGGTGAAATGTTTGCTCACGCTACTGGCATTACTCTCGAGCAAGTTCCTTTTCGTGGCGCTACTGAATTTACTTCCGCTTTACTTGGTGGGCATGTTCAAATTATTTTTACCAATCCAGCCGTAATAAAAGAACAAGTTAAAAGTGGCACAGTAAGAGCCCTAGCCGTGACAGGTGACAAACGACTAAAAGACCCCGTATTTGCACAGATACCAACGTTTAAAGAGCTAGGATTTAATATCGTGTTGGATCAATGGTATGGCATAGCAGTTCCTAAAGAACTACCTATTGGCTTAAAAACTACTTTGACAGAAAGATTAAAAGTAATGATCAACTCCCCTGAATTCATACAAGGCATGGAAAATTTAGGAATGCAAATTGAATATTTAGATCCTGAAGAATCACAACTCAAATGGATATCCGATAGCGAGAAATTAACTAAAGCCATCCAAGAAACAGGCATTGTAGACCTAATCAAATCTCAAAAACAATAG
- a CDS encoding LysE/ArgO family amino acid transporter: MQAFFHGFILSIGLILPLGVQNLFVFNQGATQISFLKALPVVIAASLCDTLLILVSVEGVSLLLLKFGFFKMILVGSGTIFLCYMGWLTWNNTRVQSNDQTSKNFSIKQQIIFAATVSLLNPHAVLDTIGVIGTSSVNYEGKDKFLFTTACILVSWFWFFFLAALGRILGSQKWFTQGAIVINKISAVFMWGSACYMLYHAL; the protein is encoded by the coding sequence ATGCAGGCATTTTTTCATGGATTCATTTTATCAATAGGATTGATACTTCCATTAGGGGTACAAAATTTATTTGTGTTTAATCAAGGGGCAACACAAATAAGTTTTTTGAAAGCGCTACCAGTAGTAATTGCTGCATCACTTTGCGACACGTTACTTATTTTAGTGAGCGTTGAGGGTGTTTCTTTGTTGCTTTTAAAATTCGGGTTCTTTAAAATGATTTTAGTAGGAAGTGGAACTATATTTTTGTGTTATATGGGATGGCTTACTTGGAACAATACGAGAGTACAGAGTAATGATCAAACAAGTAAAAATTTTTCAATCAAGCAGCAAATTATTTTTGCAGCTACTGTATCTTTGCTGAACCCTCACGCGGTGCTTGACACGATTGGAGTGATTGGTACAAGCTCGGTTAATTATGAGGGCAAAGATAAGTTTTTATTTACAACAGCTTGTATTCTTGTGTCTTGGTTTTGGTTTTTTTTCTTGGCGGCTCTTGGACGAATATTGGGTAGCCAAAAGTGGTTTACACAAGGAGCTATAGTTATAAATAAGATCTCGGCAGTTTTTATGTGGGGATCAGCATGCTATATGTTATATCATGCTTTGTAG
- a CDS encoding NAD(P)H-dependent glycerol-3-phosphate dehydrogenase: MSLLNIAVIGAGSWGTALSKLLSEKYSSVTLWARSAEFVQQLCETRENKTYLPGIFLPKRLIITDQIKEAVSSADVIFFVTPSHILRTLAKKAAPFVRKQALLVSAAKGFELSTYKRMSEILAEEFPQHHDKIAALSGPNHAEEVGLNYPATTVIASPHRAIAEQIQDLLMTCYFRAYTNPDMIGVELGGALKNIIALGAGIAEGLGFGDNTKSALMTRGLTEIARLGVTLGANAFTFSGLSGVGDLIATCTSKHSRNRRAGLLIATGKTAHDIQQNSKMVVEGIRATQAAYELSQRYHIEMPITEQIYAVLYQNKNSREAVLELMTRGKTHELEEVVQQELLWK; encoded by the coding sequence GTGAGCCTGTTGAATATTGCTGTTATTGGCGCTGGTAGTTGGGGAACGGCTTTGTCCAAACTGCTAAGCGAAAAATATTCGTCTGTGACGCTTTGGGCTCGTAGTGCAGAATTTGTTCAGCAGTTATGTGAGACAAGAGAAAACAAAACCTATCTTCCTGGCATTTTTTTACCAAAGCGTCTCATTATTACAGATCAAATCAAGGAAGCCGTAAGTTCGGCTGATGTCATTTTTTTTGTGACACCTTCCCATATACTTCGTACTTTGGCAAAGAAGGCCGCTCCTTTTGTGCGGAAACAGGCCTTACTTGTTTCCGCCGCCAAAGGATTTGAGCTTAGTACATATAAACGCATGTCAGAAATATTAGCGGAAGAATTTCCACAGCATCATGACAAGATTGCGGCTCTGTCAGGCCCTAATCATGCGGAGGAAGTGGGACTCAATTATCCGGCTACAACCGTTATTGCTTCACCCCATCGTGCGATAGCGGAACAGATTCAGGATCTCTTAATGACCTGTTATTTTCGGGCCTATACCAATCCAGATATGATTGGGGTTGAATTAGGGGGAGCCCTGAAAAATATTATTGCCCTTGGCGCAGGCATTGCTGAAGGATTAGGTTTTGGCGACAATACCAAATCCGCATTGATGACACGGGGACTTACTGAAATTGCGCGACTCGGTGTGACACTAGGAGCTAACGCGTTTACGTTCTCTGGGTTGAGCGGTGTGGGTGACCTTATTGCTACTTGCACAAGCAAGCATAGCCGTAATCGTCGCGCGGGTCTGCTCATTGCAACCGGAAAGACAGCCCATGATATTCAGCAGAACAGTAAAATGGTTGTGGAAGGAATTCGCGCGACGCAAGCGGCTTATGAACTTTCCCAGCGTTATCATATTGAAATGCCGATTACAGAGCAGATTTACGCCGTCCTTTATCAAAATAAGAACTCCCGAGAAGCCGTGCTTGAGCTAATGACGCGTGGCAAAACACATGAATTAGAAGAAGTGGTACAACAAGAGTTGTTGTGGAAATAA
- a CDS encoding homoserine dehydrogenase gives MKDKICIGLLGLGTVGTGVVKIIQEDTCNLVEKVGRPIVVKKILVRNPHKARGVNTDAVITMNVDDILNDPDIDIIVEVLGGEEPARSFILRALDAGKHVVTANKNVVALYGREFFEAAERNHVDFLFEASVGGGIPIIRPLKQCLAANHITEIMGIVNGTTNFILTKMTNEKLDFDVTLAEAQAKGYAEADPTADVGGLDAARKIAILGSIAFNTRVNLEDVSVEGITHITAQDVDYAGQLGYIIKLIAIAKETAAGLNVRVHPAFIPKNHPLASVNDVFNAIYVKGDAIGEAMFYGRGAGEMPTASAVTADIIDVARDIHHGVSSRILCTCFDDAQVCAVEKTESPYYIRLLVEDKPGVLAAIAGVFGAQQVSLHSVIQKRKEEGHAEIVLITWRVPDGNVRTALRILSGMPIVTKVQSVIRVEAEEIDGI, from the coding sequence ATGAAAGATAAGATCTGTATTGGTTTGCTTGGACTGGGTACTGTTGGTACAGGTGTGGTAAAAATTATTCAAGAAGATACATGTAACCTTGTTGAAAAGGTGGGTAGGCCCATTGTTGTAAAGAAAATCTTAGTTCGCAATCCGCACAAGGCACGTGGAGTGAACACAGATGCTGTCATTACAATGAATGTTGATGATATTTTAAACGATCCTGATATTGATATTATTGTGGAAGTTCTTGGCGGGGAAGAGCCAGCGCGTTCTTTTATTTTGAGGGCTCTTGATGCAGGCAAGCATGTTGTAACAGCAAATAAAAATGTTGTAGCTTTGTATGGCCGGGAGTTTTTTGAGGCTGCAGAAAGAAACCATGTGGACTTTTTATTTGAAGCCAGTGTGGGTGGTGGGATTCCTATTATTCGTCCACTTAAACAGTGTTTAGCAGCCAACCATATTACGGAGATCATGGGCATTGTCAATGGCACAACAAACTTTATTTTAACGAAGATGACCAATGAAAAACTGGATTTTGATGTGACACTTGCTGAAGCGCAAGCCAAAGGCTATGCTGAAGCGGATCCGACAGCCGATGTTGGCGGACTAGATGCGGCGCGTAAAATCGCGATTTTAGGATCGATTGCTTTTAATACACGTGTCAATTTAGAAGACGTTTCTGTAGAGGGAATTACGCATATTACGGCACAAGATGTGGATTATGCAGGGCAGCTTGGTTACATTATTAAATTGATTGCCATCGCAAAAGAAACGGCTGCTGGACTCAATGTAAGGGTACATCCGGCGTTTATTCCCAAAAATCATCCCTTAGCTTCTGTCAATGATGTATTTAATGCCATTTATGTCAAGGGAGATGCTATTGGTGAAGCGATGTTTTATGGTCGGGGTGCTGGTGAAATGCCGACAGCAAGTGCTGTAACAGCTGATATTATTGATGTGGCGCGTGATATTCATCATGGCGTGAGCAGTCGCATTTTATGTACGTGTTTTGATGATGCCCAGGTATGCGCTGTTGAAAAAACGGAATCGCCTTATTATATTCGTTTACTTGTGGAAGATAAGCCAGGCGTTTTGGCAGCTATTGCAGGTGTCTTTGGTGCGCAACAAGTGAGTTTGCATTCGGTTATTCAGAAACGCAAGGAAGAAGGTCATGCCGAAATTGTACTGATTACTTGGCGTGTGCCTGATGGCAATGTACGCACGGCTTTACGCATTCTTTCTGGTATGCCTATTGTTACGAAAGTACAAAGTGTGATTCGTGTAGAAGCAGAAGAGATTGATGGAATCTAA
- a CDS encoding ACT domain-containing protein — protein MTSQKAVFYLVREEILPEAIKKTIKVKELLKRGEVKTINEAVERMELSRSAYYKYKDYVFPFYEASQEKIVTLALLLEHKQGVLSHVLNTIASDHGSVLTINQGIPLQGVANATVSIETADLDVDLEALLDKLRMIEGVKRLEILGQA, from the coding sequence GTGACGAGTCAAAAAGCAGTATTTTATCTTGTACGGGAAGAAATTTTGCCAGAGGCAATTAAAAAGACCATAAAGGTGAAAGAACTTTTAAAACGTGGTGAAGTCAAAACAATTAATGAAGCTGTGGAAAGAATGGAACTCAGTCGTAGCGCCTATTATAAATATAAGGACTACGTTTTTCCCTTTTATGAGGCTAGTCAAGAAAAAATTGTAACATTAGCATTATTACTTGAACATAAGCAAGGTGTACTTTCGCATGTTTTAAATACCATTGCGAGTGATCATGGCAGTGTGCTTACAATTAATCAAGGCATCCCATTACAGGGAGTAGCGAATGCGACTGTTTCGATTGAGACGGCTGATCTAGATGTTGATTTAGAGGCATTGTTAGATAAATTACGCATGATCGAGGGAGTAAAGCGCTTGGAAATCTTAGGCCAGGCTTAA
- the rpoZ gene encoding DNA-directed RNA polymerase subunit omega — protein sequence MNHPSVDVLLSKVDSRYTLAVLGGKRAREILNGSEPLVACKSLKPTTIALEEIAQGKITFQRTKEGIK from the coding sequence ATGAACCATCCATCAGTAGACGTATTGTTAAGTAAGGTTGATAGTAGATATACCCTTGCCGTTTTAGGGGGTAAACGTGCAAGGGAAATATTGAATGGTAGTGAACCGTTAGTAGCATGTAAGTCATTGAAGCCAACTACCATAGCTCTGGAGGAAATTGCTCAGGGAAAAATAACTTTTCAACGCACAAAGGAAGGTATTAAATAG
- a CDS encoding DUF6173 family protein — MDQTDLVPETSRTPKNPNFKKQITEVNQPYTAKNIFHQLVSRIQKFEASLDQEHEVGMRLVSFGQSVQFSVIKLSYMDPSLICFEGLLPDSSYVELIQHINQISFLMTAIQRQHPEQEKPKIGFYQEPLQNRVD, encoded by the coding sequence ATGGATCAAACAGACTTAGTACCTGAAACGAGTCGTACTCCTAAAAATCCAAATTTTAAAAAACAGATAACTGAAGTAAATCAGCCCTATACTGCAAAAAACATTTTCCATCAACTAGTAAGTCGCATACAAAAATTTGAAGCATCCTTAGACCAAGAACATGAAGTCGGAATGAGACTTGTTAGTTTCGGCCAATCAGTTCAATTTAGCGTTATAAAACTTAGCTACATGGACCCTAGCCTCATTTGTTTTGAAGGGTTATTGCCAGATAGCTCCTATGTAGAATTGATACAACATATAAATCAAATCAGTTTTTTAATGACTGCGATTCAACGACAACATCCCGAACAAGAGAAACCTAAAATTGGATTTTATCAAGAGCCCCTGCAAAATAGGGTTGACTAA
- the moaA gene encoding GTP 3',8-cyclase MoaA, producing MLDNYERKINYLRISVTDRCNLRCRYCMPEEGIENLGHSNILSLEQIARFIRVAAQHGIRKVRLTGGEPLVRKNITKLIQMISQIHEIEDISMTTNGVLFPPMAEALKAAGLTRVNFSLDSLQDDQFNYITRRGHLTDVVTAIEKALQIGLSPVKINMVVMRGINEQEILDFVQLAYDRPLHVRFIEFMPIGELPFFQQQRLMSVNEVKDIIDTSYELIPGQVVRGSGPAKCYNIKNGKGTIGFISPMSHYFCAECNRIRLTADGKLRGCLFSNHEIDLKGAFNSPSSEEKLAELFKQAIFEKPQRHHLSEGWGMDNKRKMYQIGG from the coding sequence ATGTTAGATAATTATGAAAGAAAAATTAATTATTTACGGATTTCTGTGACGGACCGCTGCAATTTGCGCTGTCGCTACTGTATGCCGGAAGAGGGAATAGAAAATCTTGGTCATTCGAATATTTTGTCACTGGAACAGATTGCACGATTTATTCGTGTAGCGGCGCAACATGGTATTCGTAAGGTTCGATTGACTGGCGGAGAACCGCTTGTACGGAAGAATATAACAAAGCTTATTCAAATGATTTCTCAAATTCATGAGATTGAAGATATTAGTATGACAACGAATGGTGTTCTGTTTCCGCCTATGGCTGAAGCATTGAAGGCAGCTGGTTTGACTCGCGTAAATTTTAGTTTGGACAGCTTGCAAGACGATCAATTTAATTATATTACTAGGCGGGGGCATTTGACGGACGTAGTCACGGCAATCGAAAAAGCATTGCAAATTGGCCTTTCGCCAGTAAAAATCAATATGGTTGTCATGCGGGGCATTAATGAGCAGGAAATTCTTGATTTTGTACAACTAGCTTATGACCGGCCGCTTCATGTACGGTTTATCGAATTTATGCCTATTGGTGAGTTGCCTTTTTTTCAACAACAACGGTTAATGAGTGTTAATGAAGTAAAGGACATTATTGACACTTCTTACGAATTGATCCCGGGGCAGGTTGTGCGGGGGAGTGGTCCGGCTAAATGTTATAACATCAAGAATGGCAAGGGTACGATTGGCTTTATTAGTCCCATGAGTCATTATTTTTGTGCGGAATGTAATCGCATTCGCCTGACTGCCGATGGAAAATTGCGGGGATGTTTGTTTAGCAACCATGAAATTGATCTAAAAGGAGCTTTTAACAGTCCGTCTAGTGAGGAAAAATTAGCTGAATTATTCAAACAGGCCATTTTTGAAAAGCCGCAACGTCATCATTTGTCTGAAGGTTGGGGAATGGATAATAAGCGGAAGATGTATCAGATCGGAGGATAA
- a CDS encoding heparan-alpha-glucosaminide N-acetyltransferase gives MLKTVNRIWEIDFLRGVAILLMIALHIIVDLSDFYNYQVKYLSGFWYVEGKVSAILFMCVAGISSTLSQNSDRHGCKVFLWGMILMIITFKYDTQTYIRFGILHFLGISLLSVRWIKRLPYSWLAVIALVSIILGQIFASRYTSLPYLLPIGLVTQDFSSMDYYPLFPWYGVFIVGVMLGKRLYQKEKRSYFSFTFAHPFVVFGQHSFIIYLIHQPILLALLYGIYKVKIFS, from the coding sequence ATGTTGAAAACAGTTAATCGCATTTGGGAAATTGACTTTTTACGAGGCGTTGCCATCCTACTTATGATTGCCTTACATATCATTGTTGACTTAAGTGATTTTTATAACTACCAAGTGAAATACTTATCTGGATTTTGGTATGTGGAAGGCAAAGTGTCGGCCATACTATTTATGTGTGTTGCCGGTATCAGCAGCACACTAAGTCAAAACAGTGACAGGCACGGTTGTAAGGTTTTCTTGTGGGGAATGATTTTAATGATTATCACTTTCAAATATGATACTCAGACTTACATCCGCTTTGGTATTCTTCATTTTTTGGGCATTAGCCTTCTGTCGGTTAGATGGATTAAGCGTTTACCATATTCATGGCTGGCAGTAATAGCTTTAGTCTCAATCATACTGGGACAAATATTCGCCTCTCGTTATACGTCACTTCCCTATTTACTTCCTATAGGTTTGGTTACACAGGATTTTTCATCCATGGACTACTATCCTCTTTTTCCTTGGTACGGTGTATTTATTGTCGGAGTAATGCTAGGTAAAAGATTATATCAAAAAGAAAAACGGAGCTACTTTTCTTTCACATTTGCGCATCCTTTTGTGGTTTTTGGACAACATTCCTTCATTATTTATTTAATCCATCAACCTATTCTGTTGGCACTTTTGTATGGAATTTATAAAGTTAAGATTTTTTCATGA
- a CDS encoding carboxypeptidase-like regulatory domain-containing protein, which produces MKNAKILLSAILCSIILTSLFYLNTVYASSNCSISGKITDSNLKPIQGAKIIFELDGALNSMQSITTNYRGNYIVNAPLKNKTYWVTIGKKGYKTYRGKVHLTNEDSFVFDVILNK; this is translated from the coding sequence TTGAAAAATGCAAAAATTTTGCTAAGTGCTATTCTCTGTTCTATTATTTTAACAAGCCTATTTTATTTAAATACTGTTTATGCAAGCTCAAACTGCTCTATATCAGGAAAAATAACAGATTCAAACTTAAAACCGATTCAAGGAGCAAAAATAATATTCGAGCTGGATGGAGCATTAAACAGTATGCAAAGCATAACTACTAACTATAGAGGTAATTATATAGTTAATGCACCATTAAAAAACAAAACCTATTGGGTAACTATAGGTAAGAAAGGCTATAAGACATACCGCGGAAAAGTTCATTTAACAAATGAAGATAGTTTTGTTTTTGACGTTATTTTAAATAAATAA
- the thrB gene encoding homoserine kinase codes for MLSKTIRIPGTTANCGPGFDAVGMACTIYNYLTIEETGNHEIHVEVEGEGIGQIPDSEGNIAVQAALSVFDRVHYDHTGFVMKMKNAVPLARGLGSSAAAIVGGLVAANCFTGEQLSTAELLDMATAIEGHPDNVAPALLGGVTVSFMDDEMHAKSLRFVPPTPLAMVVAVPDFSLATSAARQVLPKHVAYQDAVFNVSRVALLIGSLCSGDYRYLSSGLEDKLHQPYRKPLIKGIDSVFVAAQQAGAIGTAISGSGPCIIAFTTKNAQKIGKAMVLAFQSQDIGARYYVLELDTQGAQEVL; via the coding sequence ATGTTATCGAAAACCATACGTATACCAGGCACAACCGCTAATTGTGGTCCCGGATTTGATGCTGTTGGCATGGCTTGTACGATTTATAATTATTTGACTATCGAAGAAACAGGTAATCATGAAATTCATGTGGAGGTTGAAGGCGAAGGAATCGGACAAATTCCTGATTCTGAAGGTAATATTGCCGTGCAGGCGGCTTTAAGTGTATTTGATCGTGTACATTATGATCATACGGGTTTTGTTATGAAAATGAAAAATGCCGTCCCTCTTGCACGCGGATTGGGTAGTAGTGCTGCAGCTATTGTGGGTGGTCTTGTGGCAGCTAATTGTTTTACCGGTGAGCAGTTGTCAACAGCTGAGTTGCTTGATATGGCAACAGCTATTGAGGGACATCCTGATAATGTTGCACCGGCATTATTGGGGGGCGTAACTGTTAGCTTTATGGATGATGAGATGCATGCCAAGAGTCTGCGCTTTGTACCGCCAACACCACTGGCGATGGTTGTTGCTGTACCTGACTTTTCGCTTGCAACGAGCGCGGCAAGACAGGTTTTGCCGAAGCACGTAGCTTATCAAGATGCTGTGTTTAATGTAAGTCGCGTGGCCTTGCTTATTGGATCACTCTGCTCTGGCGATTATCGTTATTTGTCTAGTGGTCTTGAGGACAAGCTGCATCAGCCTTATCGTAAGCCCTTAATCAAGGGAATTGATAGTGTTTTTGTAGCTGCGCAGCAAGCAGGTGCCATTGGGACGGCCATTAGTGGTTCGGGTCCTTGCATTATTGCCTTTACGACGAAGAATGCCCAAAAGATCGGTAAGGCCATGGTCCTCGCGTTTCAAAGCCAGGATATAGGTGCTCGTTATTATGTATTAGAACTCGATACGCAGGGAGCGCAGGAAGTGCTTTAA
- the spoIVA gene encoding stage IV sporulation protein A, producing the protein MERFDLFRDIAERTGGDIYLGVVGPVRTGKSTFIKRFMENMVLPNITDPYDKERAKDELPQSAAGKTIMTTEPKFIPNEAVEITIKDNVNVRVRLVDCVGYTVDGALGYEEQDGPRMVLTPWFDEEVPFQEAAEVGTKKVIAEHSTIGLVVTTDGSVTEISREKYVPAEERVVSELKELGKPFLVLFNTNKPNAKETRELVAKLEGKYDVPVIPVNCAELTNDDIYGILQEVLYEFPVKEVNISLPKWVEELESDHWLRTKFDGAVQEVVQYIKRLRDIDRAIDDLSGYDFVADVILHDMDLGSGIAVIEMTARPDLFYSVLEELTGFTIAGEHHLLRLMKDLSVAKREYDKVASALEEVRQTGYGIVTPQLDEMVLEEPEIIRTGNRFGVKLRASAPSLHIIKTDVQAEISPIIGTEKQSEELIQYLMREFEGEPEKIWRTNLFGKSLNALVREGIQNKLTGMPENAQVKLRETLQKIVNDGSGGLICIIF; encoded by the coding sequence ATGGAAAGATTTGATTTGTTCCGCGATATTGCCGAACGTACTGGCGGCGATATTTATTTAGGGGTAGTCGGTCCGGTACGCACAGGAAAATCCACTTTTATTAAACGTTTTATGGAAAATATGGTGTTGCCGAATATTACGGACCCCTATGATAAAGAACGTGCCAAGGATGAGTTGCCGCAAAGCGCTGCTGGCAAAACGATTATGACGACAGAACCAAAATTTATTCCCAATGAAGCCGTAGAAATTACAATTAAAGATAATGTCAATGTTCGCGTCAGATTAGTCGACTGTGTAGGATATACGGTTGATGGGGCACTGGGCTATGAGGAGCAGGACGGGCCGCGCATGGTTTTGACGCCTTGGTTTGATGAAGAAGTTCCTTTCCAAGAGGCTGCTGAAGTGGGTACAAAAAAAGTCATTGCTGAGCATTCGACAATTGGTCTTGTTGTGACAACCGATGGCAGTGTTACAGAGATTTCGCGCGAAAAATATGTTCCGGCTGAAGAACGTGTTGTAAGTGAACTCAAAGAATTAGGCAAACCTTTTCTTGTGCTGTTTAATACAAATAAGCCAAATGCCAAGGAAACGCGTGAACTTGTCGCGAAGCTGGAAGGAAAATATGATGTACCTGTCATTCCTGTTAATTGTGCCGAGCTAACAAATGATGATATTTATGGGATCCTGCAAGAAGTATTGTACGAATTCCCTGTGAAAGAAGTCAATATTTCGTTGCCGAAATGGGTGGAAGAGCTTGAAAGTGATCACTGGCTGCGCACTAAATTTGATGGTGCTGTGCAGGAGGTTGTACAGTACATAAAAAGATTGCGTGATATTGATCGGGCCATTGATGATCTTTCGGGGTATGATTTTGTGGCCGATGTTATTTTGCATGATATGGATTTAGGCAGTGGTATTGCTGTGATTGAAATGACTGCTCGGCCAGATTTGTTTTATTCTGTTCTGGAAGAACTTACAGGATTCACTATTGCCGGGGAGCATCATTTGTTAAGGCTAATGAAAGATTTGTCTGTTGCCAAACGGGAATATGATAAGGTAGCTAGTGCGCTAGAAGAAGTGCGTCAAACAGGTTATGGAATTGTGACTCCTCAGCTTGATGAAATGGTTCTAGAAGAACCTGAAATCATTCGCACAGGTAACCGCTTTGGTGTCAAATTAAGGGCGTCTGCGCCGTCACTGCATATTATTAAGACAGATGTGCAAGCCGAAATTTCACCCATTATTGGCACGGAAAAACAAAGTGAGGAACTTATTCAATACTTGATGCGTGAATTTGAAGGAGAACCGGAAAAAATTTGGCGAACTAATTTATTTGGAAAGTCCTTAAATGCTCTTGTTCGTGAAGGCATTCAAAATAAATTGACAGGCATGCCGGAAAATGCTCAAGTCAAATTAAGAGAGACATTACAAAAAATAGTCAACGATGGCAGTGGCGGTTTAATATGCATTATTTTTTAA